Proteins from one Bartonella sp. HY328 genomic window:
- a CDS encoding CoxG family protein codes for MELKGEEYIAASPDAVWRTLNDTALLIDCIPGCEKLERVSEHLIEATILVHLSLIKLRFHGRLILSNLNPPYSYTIAGEGEGSVSGLATGKTDISLVADGDGTILSYVMYGSAEGKIAKLGSALLAGVARKIADKFFANVSKVASTLPNRNDANCPI; via the coding sequence GTGGAATTAAAGGGTGAGGAATATATTGCAGCTAGCCCTGATGCGGTTTGGCGTACTTTAAACGACACAGCTTTACTCATTGATTGTATTCCTGGTTGTGAAAAGTTGGAGCGGGTATCTGAACATTTGATCGAGGCGACGATCTTGGTTCATTTAAGCCTAATTAAATTGCGCTTTCATGGGCGGCTAATTCTGTCTAATTTAAATCCACCTTATTCTTATACAATTGCTGGCGAAGGCGAGGGATCTGTATCGGGTCTTGCAACTGGTAAAACTGACATTAGTCTTGTGGCCGATGGTGATGGTACCATATTGAGCTATGTGATGTATGGGTCAGCTGAAGGGAAAATTGCCAAATTGGGTTCTGCTCTATTGGCAGGTGTTGCTCGAAAAATAGCTGATAAGTTTTTTGCAAACGTATCGAAAGTAGCAAGCACATTGCCAAATAGGAATGATGCGAATTGCCCAATATAA
- a CDS encoding DUF1287 domain-containing protein has product MVLKRREFLNIGLKAGLGLSFGPLFLSVNSAVANPQQNEQRALALIDAARAQIGVTRFYNGAYQKISYPNGDIDRSIGVCTDVVIRAYRDAFQYDLQKHVHEDMAASFGQYPKIWGLTTTDRNIDHRRVPNLQTFFVRKNARIHPKLDVTNLQAGDIVTQTVNDKLPHIVIISNQKNADGIPLVIHNIGRGTQEEDRLLEFPQTGHYRFLC; this is encoded by the coding sequence ATGGTTTTGAAACGCCGTGAATTTTTAAATATTGGTTTAAAAGCTGGTTTGGGATTGAGTTTTGGACCACTTTTTTTGTCGGTTAATAGTGCAGTGGCTAATCCACAACAAAATGAGCAACGGGCATTGGCGCTAATAGATGCTGCGCGCGCACAAATTGGCGTTACAAGGTTTTATAATGGCGCATACCAAAAAATTTCCTATCCCAATGGTGATATTGATCGCAGCATAGGTGTTTGCACCGATGTGGTGATAAGAGCTTATAGGGATGCTTTTCAATATGATTTACAAAAGCATGTGCATGAAGATATGGCTGCTAGCTTTGGGCAATATCCTAAGATTTGGGGTTTAACGACGACCGATCGCAATATTGATCACCGCCGGGTACCTAATTTGCAAACATTTTTTGTAAGAAAAAATGCACGTATTCATCCAAAGCTTGATGTGACTAATTTGCAAGCCGGCGATATTGTGACGCAAACGGTTAACGATAAATTGCCTCATATCGTTATTATATCGAACCAAAAAAATGCTGATGGTATTCCTTTAGTCATTCATAATATCGGCCGTGGTACACAAGAAGAAGACCGCTTGTTAGAGTTTCCCCAAACCGGTCATTATCGCTTTTTATGCTAA
- a CDS encoding Fur family transcriptional regulator, with translation MLYIPEEIRKGLLAQQVLTPKQKQAIANMLRSVDVRPTRPRLIVAHCLFREKNRRVTPDELYREVTDGRLFISLATVYNCLNLFASVGLLRKYSITGDKTYFDTNVEGHRFFYCSDSDAILPLAVPMLSLVNQPDIPDGFYLDKVDIIIHLKQKDRKRLK, from the coding sequence ATGTTATATATTCCTGAAGAAATAAGAAAAGGTTTGCTCGCCCAGCAAGTCTTAACCCCCAAACAAAAACAAGCAATTGCGAACATGTTGCGGTCAGTCGATGTGCGCCCAACGCGACCAAGGCTTATTGTTGCCCATTGCCTTTTTCGCGAAAAGAATAGGCGAGTTACACCTGATGAGCTATATCGTGAGGTGACCGATGGGCGGTTATTTATATCACTTGCAACGGTTTATAATTGTCTCAACTTATTTGCTAGCGTTGGTCTTTTGCGCAAATATAGCATCACCGGCGATAAAACTTATTTCGATACCAATGTTGAGGGTCACCGCTTTTTTTATTGCAGTGATAGTGATGCCATTTTGCCGCTTGCCGTACCTATGCTCTCACTTGTTAATCAGCCCGATATCCCCGATGGATTTTATTTAGATAAGGTGGATATCATTATCCATTTAAAACAAAAAGATCGCAAAAGGCTGAAGTGA
- a CDS encoding DUF2753 domain-containing protein, whose product MGFYTDNGKENSKQDCKETASQKLRVISGGDQNWQNYTKLANEAFKHGNIEQAVHFYSQAFNEAEILFHAAITGEGRDTAPMLYNISCHNLAALAMWRNNRLEADYYYYKAYHQLFDIASAIDTLPNLRLACVQHLKFSLIALVDHLVKHQFDRDHIIQLKQDAAKVALNVYHMAEHMLKAKQDCPHCSLA is encoded by the coding sequence ATGGGATTCTATACTGATAATGGTAAGGAAAATTCCAAGCAAGATTGCAAAGAGACTGCGTCGCAAAAGTTGCGTGTGATTAGTGGCGGCGACCAAAATTGGCAAAATTATACAAAATTGGCCAATGAAGCTTTTAAGCATGGCAACATAGAGCAGGCAGTGCATTTTTATAGCCAAGCATTTAATGAAGCGGAAATTTTGTTTCATGCAGCGATCACCGGCGAGGGGCGCGATACTGCACCGATGCTTTACAATATCTCCTGTCATAACTTAGCAGCTTTAGCAATGTGGCGTAATAATCGGTTAGAAGCTGATTATTATTATTACAAAGCCTATCACCAACTTTTTGATATAGCTTCTGCGATTGATACTTTGCCAAATTTACGGCTGGCTTGTGTTCAGCATTTGAAATTTTCATTAATTGCGTTGGTAGATCATTTAGTAAAACATCAATTCGATAGGGATCATATTATCCAACTTAAACAGGATGCAGCAAAGGTTGCGTTAAATGTTTATCATATGGCTGAGCATATGCTTAAAGCCAAGCAGGATTGCCCTCATTGCTCGCTGGCTTAG
- a CDS encoding pyridoxamine 5'-phosphate oxidase family protein — protein MLNDDMKNMLAKQLPIQATTSKAGIPDIGPKRSLRVFDDNSLIYNETTGGQTLQNLIDGSKIAVAVIDREALDGYRFIGRAEIFDDGEVWEQAKAYAIEKGLKEPRCAVLIHIEAVFSLRAGASAGQKISI, from the coding sequence ATGCTTAATGATGATATGAAAAATATGTTGGCCAAGCAATTGCCCATTCAGGCAACTACCAGTAAAGCTGGAATACCCGATATTGGCCCAAAGCGGTCATTAAGAGTGTTTGATGATAATAGTTTAATATATAACGAAACCACAGGTGGGCAAACGCTGCAAAATTTGATTGATGGTTCAAAAATAGCTGTTGCAGTTATTGATCGGGAGGCCTTGGATGGCTATCGGTTTATTGGGCGTGCTGAAATCTTTGATGATGGTGAAGTGTGGGAACAGGCGAAAGCCTATGCTATAGAAAAGGGTTTGAAAGAACCTAGATGTGCTGTGCTTATTCATATTGAAGCAGTATTTAGCCTTCGTGCAGGGGCAAGCGCTGGCCAAAAAATTAGCATATAA
- a CDS encoding MarR family winged helix-turn-helix transcriptional regulator — protein sequence MPDRQGLLTKLQTTSRFLRTSLAQELQKEGLYPGQESVLITLSLKGDLTLGQLANELGVRPPTITKTVLRLSTQGFVQKNTSTIDHRQSFVSLTSKGINIVNELQTHLNAIEKAALDGIDNDEIILLTKLLQRIERNLV from the coding sequence ATGCCCGACAGACAAGGTCTTTTAACAAAACTTCAAACAACATCACGTTTTTTGCGCACCTCTTTAGCGCAAGAATTACAAAAGGAAGGCCTTTACCCGGGGCAAGAGAGTGTCTTGATAACCCTTTCACTGAAAGGCGATTTGACATTAGGTCAGCTTGCCAACGAGCTTGGTGTGCGACCACCAACAATTACGAAAACAGTTCTGCGTCTTTCCACCCAAGGCTTTGTGCAAAAAAATACATCAACAATAGACCATCGCCAAAGCTTTGTCTCACTCACATCAAAAGGGATAAATATTGTCAACGAGCTGCAAACCCATCTTAATGCAATAGAAAAAGCTGCATTAGATGGAATTGATAATGATGAAATTATTCTTTTGACAAAATTACTACAGCGAATTGAACGCAATTTAGTATAG
- a CDS encoding creatininase family protein — translation METLRNNIDQISRISVLPLGAYEAHGPHLPFETDALIAQAVVDHVAAILPPHLNVNFLNVEPIGYSIEHKRVSGTKTLSFDEAVARWIKIGEEQFKKGIDKFVLLNAHGGNSPLMTIVATELRARYPMLCVTTSWTRFGLPIGLMSDDEKALDIHAGFIETSVMLHIAPHLVVMEKAKNFSNFQARCNCDFSYLRAYGRHSFGWLMQDLNCEGAAGDASRASAAVGKAMLDHAVKGFISLLEDVHRFDTEHFQRVDKLFP, via the coding sequence ATGGAAACCTTACGAAATAATATCGATCAAATATCGCGCATTTCAGTTCTTCCTCTTGGCGCCTATGAGGCGCATGGTCCCCATTTGCCTTTTGAAACCGATGCATTGATTGCGCAGGCTGTTGTTGATCATGTTGCGGCTATTTTACCTCCCCATCTTAATGTCAATTTTTTAAATGTTGAACCAATTGGTTATTCTATTGAACATAAGCGGGTAAGTGGTACCAAAACACTTAGCTTTGATGAGGCAGTGGCACGTTGGATCAAAATTGGTGAGGAACAATTTAAAAAAGGTATCGATAAATTTGTGTTACTGAATGCCCATGGTGGAAACTCGCCTTTAATGACTATTGTTGCAACAGAACTGCGCGCGCGCTATCCGATGCTTTGTGTTACAACCAGTTGGACGCGCTTTGGTTTGCCGATTGGACTTATGAGTGACGATGAAAAAGCCCTCGATATTCATGCTGGGTTTATTGAAACATCGGTTATGCTTCATATTGCACCGCATTTGGTTGTAATGGAAAAGGCTAAGAATTTTAGCAATTTTCAAGCGCGTTGCAATTGCGATTTTAGCTATTTGCGCGCCTATGGTCGCCATAGCTTTGGTTGGTTGATGCAGGATCTTAACTGCGAGGGAGCTGCAGGTGACGCGAGCCGTGCCAGTGCAGCGGTTGGAAAAGCAATGTTAGATCATGCCGTCAAAGGTTTTATCAGTTTGCTTGAAGATGTTCATCGTTTTGATACCGAGCATTTTCAAAGGGTTGATAAACTATTCCCTTAA
- a CDS encoding CobW family GTP-binding protein, with product MSEAVSEIKKIPVTVLTGYLGSGKTTLLNRILSENHGKRYAVIVNEFGEIGIDNDLIVESDEEIYEMNNGCICCTVRGDLIRVVEGLMRRPGRFDAILVETTGLADPVPVAQTFFMDEDVRSKTMLDAVVALVDAKHLPLRLKDSREAEDQIAFADIVLLNKTDLVNADELASVEATIRAINPTAVIHRTERASIDLAKVLDRGAFDLKRALDNDPYFLEHGEEGHICGPDCGHDHSHQHNHDHSHSHEHSHQHDHGHHHEHGAAIHDVTVQSVSLRSGELDPAKFFPWLQNVTQAQGPNILRLKGIIAFKGDDDRYVVQGVHMIIEGDHQRPWKDGEKRESRLVFIGRQLDAEKLKSGFEACA from the coding sequence ATGAGCGAGGCAGTAAGTGAAATCAAGAAAATTCCGGTAACCGTGTTAACCGGCTATCTTGGATCAGGAAAGACCACATTGCTCAATCGGATTTTGAGTGAAAATCATGGCAAGCGCTATGCGGTGATTGTCAATGAATTTGGTGAAATCGGCATTGATAATGATCTCATTGTGGAATCAGACGAAGAAATTTATGAAATGAATAATGGCTGCATTTGCTGCACTGTTCGCGGTGATCTTATCCGCGTGGTAGAAGGCTTAATGCGCCGCCCTGGTCGTTTTGATGCTATTTTGGTTGAGACCACTGGTCTTGCTGATCCCGTTCCTGTCGCGCAAACATTTTTTATGGATGAAGATGTTCGTTCTAAAACCATGCTTGATGCGGTAGTCGCATTGGTTGATGCCAAGCATTTGCCACTTCGCCTTAAAGATAGCCGTGAAGCTGAAGATCAAATCGCTTTTGCTGATATTGTTTTATTGAATAAAACTGATCTTGTTAATGCTGATGAGCTTGCATCCGTTGAAGCAACAATTAGGGCGATTAATCCAACTGCTGTCATTCACCGCACCGAGCGTGCCTCGATTGATCTTGCTAAGGTGCTCGATCGTGGTGCATTTGATTTAAAGCGCGCTCTTGATAATGATCCTTACTTCTTAGAGCATGGTGAAGAAGGTCACATTTGCGGTCCCGATTGCGGCCATGACCACAGCCATCAGCATAATCACGATCATAGCCACAGCCACGAGCATAGCCATCAACACGATCACGGTCACCATCATGAGCATGGTGCGGCCATTCATGACGTTACCGTGCAATCGGTATCATTGCGTAGTGGCGAACTTGATCCAGCAAAGTTTTTCCCATGGTTGCAAAATGTAACGCAAGCCCAAGGCCCAAATATTTTGCGCCTTAAAGGTATCATTGCTTTTAAAGGCGATGATGACCGTTATGTGGTGCAAGGGGTTCATATGATTATTGAAGGCGATCATCAACGGCCATGGAAAGACGGTGAGAAACGTGAAAGCCGTCTTGTCTTTATCGGTCGCCAATTGGACGCTGAAAAATTAAAATCTGGCTTTGAAGCCTGTGCGTGA
- a CDS encoding WD40 repeat domain-containing protein: MPTIAPIDIQSHCLLAGFLDDNPFFISADGVLHHLGEGEKQIEIGNGIASAKIAENGRFVLTGGEDGRLCKVNADFSVIELEKLGNKWLTAVANGPDDAYAYGTGRVAYGSVQGKSQEMPHERSIEDLAFAPKGLRLALAHYNGVTLHWLGTESKPVSLEWKGAHTMVNFSPDGRFLVTAMQENALHGWRLADNQHLRMSGYPAKVKSWSWSSKGRYLATSGAPAAVVWPFLGKDGPMGKAPLELGTRANILVTCVACHPTEEMVAIGYEDGMVLFVRFADQKEALLRRPGQGAISSLAWDKRGERLAFGSEAGDCGIIDITG; this comes from the coding sequence ATGCCGACAATAGCTCCAATTGATATTCAAAGCCATTGCCTTTTAGCTGGTTTCCTAGATGATAATCCATTTTTTATCTCGGCTGATGGTGTTCTGCATCATTTAGGCGAAGGCGAAAAGCAAATTGAAATCGGCAATGGTATTGCCAGCGCCAAAATTGCCGAAAACGGGCGTTTTGTGCTTACTGGCGGTGAGGATGGCCGTTTATGTAAGGTCAATGCCGATTTTTCCGTTATCGAATTGGAAAAACTCGGTAATAAATGGCTTACTGCCGTGGCAAACGGTCCTGATGATGCTTATGCTTATGGTACTGGGCGCGTCGCCTATGGTAGTGTACAGGGCAAAAGCCAAGAAATGCCCCATGAGCGCAGTATTGAAGACCTGGCTTTTGCGCCAAAAGGTCTTCGTCTGGCGCTTGCTCATTATAATGGTGTTACTTTGCATTGGCTTGGTACGGAAAGCAAACCCGTGTCGCTTGAATGGAAAGGCGCTCATACAATGGTGAATTTTTCGCCCGATGGGCGTTTTCTCGTAACGGCGATGCAGGAAAATGCCTTGCATGGTTGGCGGCTTGCTGACAATCAACATTTACGCATGTCTGGCTATCCTGCAAAAGTTAAAAGCTGGTCATGGAGCAGTAAGGGGCGTTATCTTGCAACGTCTGGTGCGCCTGCAGCCGTAGTTTGGCCCTTTTTAGGCAAAGATGGTCCGATGGGTAAAGCCCCATTAGAGCTTGGCACGAGAGCGAATATATTGGTGACATGTGTTGCTTGTCATCCAACTGAAGAAATGGTGGCTATCGGCTATGAAGATGGCATGGTGCTTTTTGTGCGTTTTGCTGACCAAAAGGAAGCACTGTTACGTCGCCCGGGGCAAGGGGCTATCAGCTCATTGGCTTGGGATAAAAGGGGTGAAAGATTGGCTTTTGGTTCAGAAGCTGGTGATTGCGGTATAATTGATATAACTGGGTAA
- a CDS encoding alkene reductase: MSKLFHPFKSNALNLKNHIVMAPLTRNRSPNNIANELNRIYYSQRASAGLIISEGTAISQEGQGYIDVPGLYSKEQLAGWKQVTDAVHEKGSKIFAQIWHVGRISHTSLQPNGGAPVAPSAIKADAHTYIRNDKGEGEFAPTSEPRALRLDEISRVIEDYKRAAKGAIEEGGFDGVEIHAANGYLLDSFMRENSNKRNDEYGGSIENRIRLTLEVVEAIISEIGAHRTAIRISPVTPVNDAHDNDPQPLFDALIDELAAYDLAYIHIIEGATGADRNYQEAPYPFDYHRLRQHYRDAGGKAAWLANNGYNRAMAEEAIDSGYADLVAFGRPFIANPDFVERLKQNGPFNELKADKLYGQGAEGYTDYPTLDKA; the protein is encoded by the coding sequence ATGAGCAAATTATTTCACCCCTTTAAATCTAATGCATTAAACTTAAAAAACCACATTGTTATGGCACCACTTACGCGTAATCGCTCGCCCAATAACATTGCTAATGAGTTAAACCGCATTTATTATAGCCAACGCGCTAGTGCAGGCCTCATTATTTCTGAAGGCACTGCCATTAGCCAAGAAGGCCAAGGTTATATTGATGTTCCTGGCCTTTACAGCAAAGAACAATTAGCTGGCTGGAAACAAGTAACCGATGCAGTTCATGAAAAGGGTAGCAAGATATTTGCTCAAATTTGGCATGTTGGTCGTATTTCCCATACGAGCTTACAACCAAATGGCGGTGCACCTGTTGCCCCATCAGCAATTAAAGCCGATGCCCACACATATATACGCAATGACAAGGGTGAAGGGGAATTTGCGCCAACGTCTGAGCCGCGCGCACTTCGTCTTGACGAGATTAGCCGTGTTATTGAAGACTATAAACGCGCAGCCAAAGGCGCGATAGAAGAAGGCGGTTTTGACGGAGTAGAGATCCACGCCGCCAATGGTTATTTGCTTGATTCCTTCATGCGTGAAAATTCCAATAAGCGCAATGATGAATATGGTGGATCTATCGAAAATCGCATCCGCCTAACTTTGGAAGTTGTTGAAGCGATTATTAGTGAAATTGGCGCCCATCGCACCGCTATTCGTATCTCGCCAGTAACCCCAGTTAACGATGCTCATGATAATGATCCGCAGCCATTATTTGATGCGCTGATTGATGAATTAGCCGCTTATGACCTTGCCTATATTCATATTATTGAAGGAGCAACAGGGGCAGACCGTAATTATCAAGAGGCTCCCTATCCTTTTGACTATCACCGTTTACGCCAACATTATCGCGATGCAGGAGGTAAAGCTGCGTGGCTTGCCAATAATGGCTATAATCGCGCCATGGCAGAAGAAGCCATTGATAGCGGCTATGCTGATCTCGTCGCCTTTGGCCGACCTTTCATTGCTAATCCCGACTTTGTTGAACGATTAAAGCAAAATGGGCCATTTAATGAGTTAAAAGCCGACAAGCTTTATGGCCAAGGAGCAGAAGGCTATACGGACTATCCAACTCTTGATAAGGCTTAA
- a CDS encoding Tex family protein — MSQVFDIAKIISTEVNARREQVDAAIALIDEGATIPFIARYRKEVTGGLDDTQLRLLGERLTYLRELESRRSTILQSIETQGKLTDDLRNKIAAITTKSELEDVYLPYKPKRRTRAQIARENGLAPLVDDIFNNRDKSPEVLAKSYINDKVADTKSALEGARDIIAENMSENADLLGILRQYMKDHSVLHAKVVDGKQNDGAKFADYFDHSERWATVPGHRALAMLRGRNEDILALDLELDIDDPAPIKPAQRLIAKAYEIGSNLPGDLFLMDVAGWAWRVKLSLSLGLDLMREMRERADQEAIDVFARNLKDLLLAAPAGSRTTIGLDPGIRTGVKVAVIDKTGKLLETATIYPFQPRNDITGSKAVLGALLMRHKAELIAIGNGTGSRETEKLVNDLLKDVPEPKPIKVIVSEAGASVYSASELAAREFPELDVSLRGAVSIARRLQDPLAELVKIEPKSIGVGQYQHDVDQFQLAHSLDGVVEDAVNGVGVDLNTASAPLLSRVSGLGKSLAEAVVAHRDQNGPFKSRKGLLDVARLGAKAFEQCAGFLRIRDGSEPLDASSVHPEAYDVARKIVASCGRDVRDLMGDSAALKNIDPREFVSGRFGLPTIRDILSELEKPGRDPRPEFKTASFTDGIEDIKDLKVGMELEGTVTNVAAFGAFVDIGVHQDGLVHISEIADRFVKDPHEVVKAGDIVKVKVLEVDAPRKRISLSMRKENPGSGAAQSRNNHSTSNQAAPRQANANNQGKAKANRAKPQESASGGAFGAALLDAMKRKK, encoded by the coding sequence ATGAGTCAAGTATTTGATATCGCTAAAATTATTTCCACCGAAGTTAATGCCCGCCGCGAGCAAGTGGATGCTGCTATTGCATTGATTGATGAAGGAGCAACAATTCCCTTTATCGCACGCTATCGTAAGGAAGTAACTGGTGGTCTTGATGATACGCAATTGCGTTTACTTGGTGAGCGATTAACCTATTTGCGTGAGCTTGAAAGTCGCCGATCGACTATTTTACAAAGCATAGAAACACAAGGAAAGCTAACGGATGATTTGCGCAATAAGATTGCTGCCATCACCACTAAGTCAGAGCTTGAAGATGTCTATCTGCCCTATAAGCCAAAACGCCGCACACGGGCGCAAATTGCCCGCGAAAATGGTTTGGCGCCCCTAGTTGATGATATTTTTAATAACCGCGATAAATCACCAGAAGTTTTAGCGAAGTCCTATATTAATGATAAGGTTGCAGATACTAAATCTGCTCTTGAAGGTGCGCGCGATATTATTGCGGAAAATATGTCAGAAAATGCTGATCTACTGGGAATCTTACGCCAATATATGAAAGATCATAGTGTTCTTCACGCCAAGGTTGTTGATGGTAAGCAGAATGACGGTGCAAAATTTGCCGATTATTTTGACCATAGCGAACGCTGGGCAACTGTGCCAGGCCACCGTGCTTTGGCAATGTTGCGCGGCCGCAATGAAGATATTCTAGCTCTTGATTTAGAACTTGATATTGATGATCCAGCACCAATAAAGCCGGCGCAAAGACTAATTGCAAAAGCCTATGAAATCGGTTCAAACCTGCCGGGTGATTTATTCCTGATGGATGTTGCAGGTTGGGCTTGGCGGGTAAAACTGTCACTATCCTTAGGGCTAGATCTTATGCGCGAAATGCGTGAACGTGCTGACCAAGAAGCGATTGATGTTTTTGCCCGTAATTTAAAAGATTTGCTTTTGGCAGCTCCTGCCGGTTCGCGCACCACGATTGGGCTTGATCCGGGTATCCGTACAGGCGTTAAGGTTGCCGTTATTGACAAAACGGGCAAATTGCTTGAAACGGCAACTATTTATCCTTTCCAGCCTCGTAATGACATTACTGGTTCAAAAGCAGTGTTGGGCGCATTACTTATGCGTCATAAGGCGGAACTGATTGCCATTGGCAACGGTACTGGAAGCCGCGAAACAGAAAAGCTGGTTAATGATCTTCTTAAAGATGTACCAGAGCCTAAGCCAATTAAGGTTATTGTGTCAGAAGCTGGTGCATCGGTTTATTCCGCATCTGAACTTGCTGCGCGTGAATTTCCAGAGCTTGATGTGTCATTGCGCGGTGCAGTCTCTATCGCACGGCGTTTGCAAGACCCATTGGCAGAGCTTGTAAAAATTGAACCAAAATCCATCGGTGTTGGTCAGTATCAGCATGATGTTGACCAATTCCAATTGGCGCATTCGCTTGATGGGGTGGTTGAAGATGCGGTGAATGGTGTTGGTGTTGATCTAAATACCGCATCAGCTCCACTCCTTTCACGGGTTTCAGGTCTTGGCAAATCCTTGGCGGAAGCGGTCGTTGCCCATCGCGATCAAAACGGCCCATTTAAAAGCCGCAAAGGCTTGTTGGATGTAGCGCGCCTTGGTGCAAAAGCATTTGAACAATGCGCTGGCTTTTTGCGTATTCGTGATGGCAGTGAACCGCTTGATGCATCTAGCGTGCATCCCGAAGCCTATGATGTGGCACGTAAAATTGTAGCATCTTGTGGGCGTGATGTCCGTGATCTTATGGGTGATAGTGCAGCGTTAAAGAATATTGATCCGCGTGAATTTGTGTCAGGGCGTTTTGGTTTGCCAACTATTCGGGATATCTTATCAGAACTGGAAAAGCCGGGTCGCGATCCGCGCCCAGAGTTTAAAACTGCAAGCTTTACCGATGGTATTGAAGATATCAAGGATTTAAAAGTTGGTATGGAGCTTGAAGGTACGGTTACCAATGTGGCTGCCTTTGGTGCTTTTGTTGATATTGGCGTGCATCAAGATGGCCTCGTGCATATTTCTGAAATTGCCGATCGGTTTGTTAAAGACCCTCATGAAGTGGTTAAGGCTGGCGATATTGTTAAGGTAAAGGTTTTGGAAGTGGATGCACCACGCAAGCGCATTTCGCTTTCTATGCGTAAAGAAAATCCAGGTAGCGGTGCTGCGCAATCGCGTAATAATCATAGCACAAGCAACCAAGCTGCTCCGCGTCAAGCCAATGCGAATAACCAAGGTAAAGCTAAAGCAAATCGCGCTAAGCCGCAAGAAAGTGCTAGCGGCGGCGCATTTGGTGCAGCACTCCTTGATGCCATGAAGCGCAAGAAATAG